In Trichoderma breve strain T069 chromosome 4, whole genome shotgun sequence, the following proteins share a genomic window:
- a CDS encoding glycosyl hydrolase family 92 domain-containing protein, translating to MIHQCYSQGEPLHVESSEVARGLPASSPRPDSRGFFLFVASTSLQQHAYPTIDYIDPLIGTANGGHVFPGASLPYGMAKSVADGNKEIQGGYASNDGQITGFSHMHDSGTGGGASLGNFPLFAQTGCVDDDINRCYFPSTLRASDKINSSVVAKPGYFAIQLNTSVKAEMTVTNHTALYRFSFPTDGTPTKLPADGKTPYSPLILADLADLSGSRTDALISVDAHTGRISGNGTFRPSFGIGNYKSYFCADFHGAKLRDTGIFINNRASNTRKSFRTYDDGQNPILPAGAWAQFHPPANNQILVRVGLSFISTDQACHNAEKEIPNFNFESVRSDAEDAWRKKLSVIKVDNTGVSDSLQRTFWSGIYRTLLSPQDYTGENPLWKSNEPYFDSYYCIWDSFRSTHPLLTLVDPHAQALMIRSLIDGFTQGGSNADNLLADSYLKGLKDGIDWDTGYKAVVSDAEEEGTIWTVEGRGGLQSWKTLGYIPTDDWDPNGYGLFTRSISRTIEYSYNDFCIAEMARGLGKHGDAEKYLKRSGNWKNMFDPHSRSNGFTGFLQPRYLNGTFGFQEPAICTDLYNFEGCYLNPGGHETYEAGSWLYTFYVPHDQATLITTLGGPDQFVRRLEYMHDTPGLFYIGDEQAYLLLFIFHYAGRPAGLPGNDDSGAMGSFTALTMLGLYPMSGQDVYIIIPPFFPEVKFTDPRSGKTATIRNINFDASYNNIYIQSAKLNGKPYNKGWVTHSFFLDGGVLELTLGPKENTKFGTAKADFPPSASTNFWS from the exons ATGATTCACCAATGCTACTCACAGGGTGAGCCTCTTCACGTGGAATCTTCCGAGGTGGCACGAGGGCTACCTGCTTCCTCCCCAAGACCCGACAGTcgcggcttcttcttgt TTGTCGCTTCGACATCTCTACAGCAGCATGCATATCCAACAATTG ACTACATCGACCCATTAATCGGCACCGCTAATGGAG GCCATGTCTTCCCTGGCGCAAGTCTTCCAT ATGGTATGGCAAAGAGTGTAGCAGATGGCAATAAGGAAATTCAAGGAGGCTATGCATCAAACGATGGCCAGA TCACTGGATTCTCTCACATGCACGACAGTGGAACAGGTGGT GGCGCATCTTTGGGAAACTTTCCTCTGTTTGCCCAGACAGGTTGTGTCGATGACGATATCAATCGTTGCTACTTCCCTTCGACTCTGCGAGCGTCGGACAAGATAAACAGCTCTGTCGTGGCAAAGCCAGGCTATTTTGCCATACAGCTCAACACTTCAGTCAAGGCTGAAATGACTGTCACCAACCACACTGCGCTCTACCGATTCTCATTCCCAACTGATGGAACCCCAACCAAGCTCCCTGCCGATGGAAAGACCCCTTATAGCCCTTTGATCTTGGCCGACTTGGCAGATCTCTCTGGTTCTCGAACCGATGCACTCATCTCAGTTGATGCCCACACTGGTCGCATCTCGGGTAATGGTACCTTTAGACCGTCTTTCGGCATCGGCAACTACAAGTCGTATTTCTGCGCCGACTTCCACGGTGCTAAACTCCGTGACACCGGAATCTTTATCAACAACCGAGCTAGCAACACCCGCAAGAGCTTCCGTACctatgatgatggccaaaACCCAATTCTCCCAGCCGGTGCTTGGGCTCAGTTCCACCCTCCAGCAAACAACCAGATTCTGGTTCGAGTTGGACTCTCGTTCATCAGCACTGATCAGGCATGCCACAATGCTGAGAAGGAAATTCCCAACTTCAACTTTGAGTCTGTTAGATCCGATGCTGAGGATGCATGGCGCAAGAAGCTCAGTGTCATTAAGGTCGACAACACGGGTGTAAGCGACTCTCTCCAGAGAACATTCTGGAGTGGCATCTACCGCACCCTTCTTTCGCCTCAGGACTATACTG GAGAAAATCCCCTCTGGAAGAGCAACGAACCTTACTTTGACTCATACTACTGCATCTGGGATAGCTTCCGAAGCACACATCCGCTTCTTACCCTGGTTGATCCTCATGCTCAAGCTTTGATGATTCGCAGTCTCATTGAC GGCTTTACCCAGGGTGGCAGCAACGCTGATAATTTGTTGGCGGATTCGTACTTGAAGGGCTTGAAGGATGGTATTGACTGGGATACCGGCTATAAGGCAGTTGTATCAGATGCCGAAG AGGAAGGTACAATTTGGACAGTCGAAGGCCGTGGAGGCCTGCAAAGTTGGAAGACTCTTGGCTACATCCCAACTGATGACTGGGATCCCAATGGCTATGGTCTTTTCACTAGATCCATCTCAAGAACCATTGAGTATTCGTACAATGACTTTTGCATTGCTGAGATGGCCCGTGGCCTTGGAAAGCACGGAGATGCGGAGAAGTATCTGAAGCGCTCCGGGAACTGGAAGAACATGTTTGATCCGCACTCGCGTTCTAA TGGTTTCACCGGCTTCTTGCAGCCTCGGTACCTTAATGGCACTTTTGGATTCCAAGAGCCAGCCATTTGTACCGACTTGTACAACTTTGAGGGCTGCTATCTCAACCCTGGCGGCCATGAGACCTACGAAGCAGGCTCTTGGCTCTACACCTTCTACGTGCCTCACGATCAGGCAACTCTAATCACGACACTGGGTGGCCCCGACCAATTCGTCCGCCGTCTTGAGTATATGCACGATACTCCTGGCTTATTCTACATTGGCGATGAGCAAGCttatcttctcctcttcatcttccattATGCCGGCCGCCCCG CTGGCCTTCCAGGAAACGATGACTCTGGTGCTATGGGTAGCTTCACGGCCCTTACCATGCTGGGTCTCTACCCCATGAGTGGACAAGATGTCTACATCATCATTCCACCCTTCTTCCCTGAGGTCAAGTTCACCGACCCGCGCTCAGGAAAGACAGCTACCATTCGAAACATCAACTTTGATGCTTCGTACAACAACATCTACATCCAGAGCGCCAAGCTAAATGGCAAGCCTTATAACAAGGGCTGGGTGACGCAtagcttcttcctcgacgGTGGAGTTTTGGAATTGACTCTTGGGCCGAAGGAGAATACAAAGTTTGGCACTGCTAAGGCGGATTTCCCGCCGAGCGCATCAACAAACTTCTGGAGCTAA
- a CDS encoding enoyl-(Acyl carrier protein) reductase domain-containing protein → MPQTIPTASRLTDLFSLKGKVVVVTGASGPRGMGIEAARGCAEMGADLAITYSSRKEGAEKNAAELEKEYGVKVKVYKINVSEYKDVEKFVDQVVSDFGKIDAFIANAGATANSGVVDGSSDDWDHVIQIDLSGTAYCAKAVGAHFKKQGRGSFVITASMSGHVANFPQEQTSYNVAKAGCIHLARSLANEWRDFARVNSISPGYIDTGLSDFIDPKTQELWRSMIPMGRNGDAKELKGAYVYLVSDASSYTTGADIVIDGGYTTR, encoded by the exons ATGCCTCAGACTATTCCCACAGCCAGTCGCCTCACCGACCTCTTCAGCTTGAAGGGCAAGGTCGTTGTCGTCACCGGAGCTTCCGGCCCCCGAGGCATGGGAATTGAAGCTGCGCGTGGTTGCGCCGAAATGGGCGCTGACCTCGCCATCACTTATTCGTCCCGCAAAGAGGGCGCAGAGAAAAACGCTGCagagctggaaaaggagTACggcgtcaaggtcaaggtgTACAAGATCAATGTGAGCGAGTACAAAGACGTTGAAAAGTTCGTCGATCAAGTGGTCTCCGATTTTGGCAAGATTGATGCCTTCATTGCCAA CGCCGGCGCAACAGCCAACAGCGGAGTTGTTGATGGCAGTTCTGACGACTGGGATCATGTTATTCAGATCGATCTGAGCGGCACTGCGTATTGCGCAAAGGCCGTCGGCGCTCACTTCAAGAAGCAGGGTCGCGGATCCTTTGTCATCACAGCTTCAATGTCTGGCCACGTCGCAAACTTCCCTCAGGAACAGACCTCATACAACGTCGCCAAGGCTGGCTGCATACATCTGGCGCGCTCTCTGGCCAACGAATGGCGCGATTTCGCCCGAGTCAACAGCATCTCGCCCGGCTATATCGACACCGGCCTGTCCGACTTTATCGATCCCAAGACACAAGAACTATGGAGGAGCATGATCCCAATGGGACGCAATGGCGATGCTAAAGAACTAAAGGGCGCGTATGTCTATCTCGTCAGCGATGCCAGTTCATATACGACCGGAGCCGACATTGTAATCGACGGAGGATACACTACCCGATAG
- a CDS encoding taurine catabolism dioxygenase tauD, tfdA family domain-containing protein, translating into MSATKTVTQSGTAVGKLTLAYDDAIHQKHIALGQDFQVRVKWEEGTVALWDNRVTAHTAISDFDIHNPQEGLRHGVRLTTQADKPSGVNGLELKAVVCPLYQFNKLLSKDRQASDGKQMLSLNQKDLFEVFSSMESAMAQACHIYSLPTTSSPLDSSGSDSDSSSDDLNRLLDKLQNTVRKIPPYSLGENSLTWVYFVAASRSRRLDHNAFFVARLAELLQRIGHDRVNELLAGLI; encoded by the exons ATGTCAGCAACAAAGACAGTGACGCAGTCAGGCACTGCTGTCGGGAAGCTCACACTCGCATATGATGATGCGATCCACCAGAAG CATATTGCCCTTGGACAGGATTTCCAGGTTCGTGTCAAGTGGGAAGAGGGCACAGTCGCGCTGTGGGATAACCGCGTCACAGCCCATACTGCCATCTCTGACTTTGACATTCACAACCCACAGGAAGGACTCCGCCATGGAGTCCGACTAACAACCCAGGCGGATAAGCCATCGGGCGTGAATGGACTCGA ATTGAAAGCAGTCGTTTGTCCTCTTTACCAATTCAACAAGCTCTTGAGCAAAGACCGCCAAGCCTCAGATGGTAAACAAATGCTGTCGCTCAACCAGAAAGATTTATTTGAagtcttttcttcaatggaAAGTGCCATGGCACAAGCATGCCATATATACTCACTACCAACAACTAGCAGTCCCCTTGATAGTAGCGGCTCAGATTCAGATTCATCATCCGACGATCTCAACAGATTGCTAGACAAGCTTCAAAATACTGTGCGTAAGATTCCTCCATATTCCCTGGGAGAGAACTCTTTGACATGGGTGTACTTCGTTGCGGCCTCAAGGAGCCGACGCCTCGACCACAACGCCTTTTTTGTCGCTAGGCTTGCAGAGTTACTGCAACGTATTGGACATGACAGGGTGAATGAGCTATTAGCGGGACTAATTTGA
- a CDS encoding snoaL-like polyketide cyclase domain-containing protein, with translation MNGLSVPELNRQVITRYFQEFWTNGNPDIVDELCADNVTVFYPMHGRMVGKAATKECLAKFKQAFPDISFRLLSPFPLIAEENYVVARWFGGGRHTGPAFYDLPVGSLPEPNTGKEMRFSGTTIYKLENGKILEETGEESGLVAMQQLGLIKLNDGFAP, from the exons ATGAATGGTCTCTCCGTACCAGAGCTGAACCGGCAGGTTATTACGCGGTATTTCCAGGAGTTTTGGACCAATGGGAATCCAGACATCGTCGACGAACTTTGCGCCGACAATGTAACGGTTTTCTATCCCATGCATGGGCGAATGGTGGGCAAAGCTGCTACTAAAGAGTGCTTAGCCAAGTTTAAGCAA GCATTTCCCGATATTTCGTTTAGACTACTGTCTCCTTTCCCCTTGATTGCTGAGGAAAACTACGTGGTTGCGCGCTGGTTTGGTGGTGGTAGGCATACCGGACCGGCATTTTACGATCTTCCTGTTGGAAGTCTGCCCGAGCCTAATACCGGTAAAGAAATGAGATTTTCCGGCACAACAATCTATAAGCTGGAGAATGGCAAAATTTTGGAAGAGACGGGAGAAGAGTCTGGCCTTGTCGCAATGCAACAACTAGGACTTATTAAACTGAATGATGGTTTTGCTCCATGA
- a CDS encoding isochorismatase family domain-containing protein: MTSTSGTAVLLIDPYNDFIHPEGKWYGNVKESLEATETVKHMRRLIQAARAAHIPIYYCLHQQYKPGNYDGWNRMTSYHIGMKEGRVIEEGSWGAQIYEGMEPDLANGDVVVSKHWNASSFQNTDLDYLLHQRDITKLVCAGMTSNQCLECTARYGKELGYDVTLLSNATAGFTIEQKDAAVNLIWSLLVERVMTVEEWADSIGAPKQ, translated from the exons ATGACATCTACAAGCGGAACCGCAGTCCTTCTCATTGATCCTTACAACGACTTCATTCACCCTGAGGGTAAATGGTACGGTAACGTGAAAGAGAGCTTGGAGGCTACGGAAACAGTAAAGCATATGCGGCGACTGATCCAAGCTGCAAGAGCCGCGCATATTCCCATCTACTATTGCTTGCACCAGCAGTATAAACCGGGCAATTATGATGGATGGAACCGTATGACGTCGTATCACATAGGGATGAAAGAAGGCCGTGTGATTGAGGAAGGTAGCTGGGGAGCGCAGATTTATGAAGGAATGGAGCCTGATCTTGCGAACGGCGATGTTGTCGTATCAAAGCACTGGAACGCTAG TTCATTTCAGAACACCGACCTGGACTACTTACTGCATCAACGCGACATCACTAAATTAGTCTGCGCGGGTATGACCAGTAACCAGTGCCTGGAATGCACAGCGCGGTATGGCAAAGAGCTGGGATATGATGTGACTCTGCT TTCCAATGCGACGGCTGGTTTCACAATTGAACAAAAGGATGCAGCTGTCAATTTGATCTGGTCTCTGCTCGTTGAGCGCGTCATGACCGTCGAAGAATGGGCTGATAGTATTGGCGCGCCAAAGCAATGA
- a CDS encoding alpha/beta hydrolase fold domain-containing protein, with product MLINNTASLAVALFTGVATAASVPAWEDWAHGRVQLKNVSMHFRYAGSGPPLLLVHGNPQHSITWRLLGPAMAEHYTVIAPDNRGMGDSSLAPNADYTAASMASDLEELLSFLNINKTFVFSYDKGVGAAVALAAKKPSLVQALAVSEYALPGFGYESLWTPQYDWDAYGNWELAWWSVPEAAERFIQGRVREVIGWFFYHTSYSGASSIPLSAVDEVVDSINKPGFLRSMLGPFAASTMGADAAFFNSTIRQHPLPMPFLGLGGEAGTAAILHELWPPVGTNVEVDIVPKAGHFPADENPGWVAQRINKFYNPHKKGVSTVDLSWLTDKVTLV from the exons ATGCTCATTAACAACACTGCTTCTCTGGCAGTTGCCTTGTTTACTGGTGTGGCAACTGCTGCTTCAGTTCCGGCCTGGGAGGATTGGGCACATGGCCGAGTCCAACTCAAGAATGTCAGCATGCATTTCCGTTATGCTGGTAGTGGTCCTCCATTGCTTCTCGTACACGGTAATCCTCAACATAGT ATCACCTGGCGTCTTTTAGGTCCTGCCATGGCAGAACACTATACCGTCATCGCCCCTGACAATCGTGGGATGGGAGACAGCAGTCTTGCTCCAAATGCTGATTACACTGCAGCTTCTATGGCTTCAGATCTTGAAGAATTGCTGTCCTTCCTCAACATCAATAAGACATTTGTCTTCTCATACGACAAGGGAGTTGGCGCAGCTGTAGCATTGGCCGCGAAGAAGCCTTCTCTGGTTCAAGCGTTAGCTGTCTCAGAGTATGCACTGCCGGGCTTCGGTTATGAGAGCCTATGGACTCCTCAGTATGACTGGGATGCGTATGGTAACTGGGAATTGGCGTGGTGGAGTGtgcctgaggctgctgaaCGCTTTATTCAAGGGCGTGTGCGTGAGGTTATTGGATGGTTCTTCTATCATACCTCATACTCAGGCGCATCCTCAATCCCGTTGTCCGCTGTGGACGAGGTCGTTGATAGTATCAACAAACCAGGCTTCCTCAGGAGCATGCTAGGCCCCTTTGCTGCCTCTACTATGGGAGCTGATGCTGCATTCTTTAATTCTACCATACGTCAGCATCCTTTGCCAATGCCGTTCCTAGGATTGGGTGGTGAGGCAGGCACTGCAGCGATATTGCATGAGCTGTGGCCACCAGTCGGAACCAACGTCGAGGTGGACATTGTGCCCAAGGCTGGACACTTCCCAGCTGATGAAAATCCAGGTTGGGTTGCGCAACGCATCAACAAGTTTTACAATCCACACAAAAAGGGAGTCTCAACAGTTGACCTGTCATGGCTGACAGACAAGGTCACGTTAGTATAA
- a CDS encoding alpha/beta hydrolase fold domain-containing protein gives MDSILYANEVGEGLPVLIIHGWQMQGNVEELDFEPIFSKMPGLRRIYVDLPGMGKTPANNVKDQDEVYLRLVQFIDSRLGKSRFLVIGSSCGGYLARAIAHKYTEQVDGLLLRVPLIEPDDSKRDLDAFTPLVANEQLMATMSAEDKSLLGDVLIQTPAYVASLKAKFENVWVPAEQASDHKVLDPIRTDPNRYKLSFSLDNEGAKFFAPTLVVCGRQDTVVGYRDSLRLLELYPRSTFAVLDRGTHGLPIDETGVFEALVRDWITRVDEWRGRIDG, from the coding sequence ATGGATTCTATTCTATATGCAAATGAAGTCGGCGAAGGACTTCCTGTTTTGATCATTCATGGATGGCAGATGCAGGGAAATGTGGAGGAGCTAGACTTTGAGCCAATTTTCAGCAAAATGCCAGGACTTCGCCGGATATACGTGGACCTCCCAGGAATGGGCAAAACACCTGCAAATAATGTCAAAGATCAAGACGAAGTTTACCTTCGTCTAGTGCAATTCATTGACTCTCGACTTGGAAAGTCGAGATTTTTAGTGATCGGCTCATCATGCGGCGGCTACCTCGCACGTGCGATAGCTCACAAATATACTGAGCAAGTCGATGGGTTGCTGCTACGCGTACCACTTATTGAGCCAGATGACAGCAAGCGCGATCTCGATGCTTTCACACCCTTGGTTGCAAATGAGCAACTCATGGCGACCATGTCAGCCGAAGATAAATCACTTCTTGGAGACGTTCTCATCCAAACGCCTGCCTACGTTGCAAGTTTAAAGGCAAAATTTGAGAATGTCTGGGTTCCAGCAGAACAGGCATCGGACCATAAAGTGTTGGATCCAATCCGAACAGATCCAAATCGATATAAGTTATCCTTTTCGTTGGACAATGAAGGTGCCAAGTTCTTTGCTCCCACACTTGTTGTATGCGGTCGACAAGACACCGTTGTGGGTTATCGAGACAGCCTTCGGTTACTGGAACTTTACCCACGATCAACGTTCGCTGTTCTGGATCGTGGTACACATGGCCTTCCGATCGACGAGACTGGTGTTTTCGAGGCTCTTGTTCGTGACTGGATAACCCGAGTCGATGAATGGAGAGGTCGTATAGACGGATGA